A genomic window from Rhea pennata isolate bPtePen1 chromosome 12, bPtePen1.pri, whole genome shotgun sequence includes:
- the LOC134145937 gene encoding uncharacterized protein LOC134145937 yields the protein MAHRKPSVGRLPLPACRAAAAQRSNNFGPMAGPSRAVPQYPPALPRPDPRQFRHRLRPFPAILPMASPQLPPPGRTRDPQLAQDAPFLRPPPHPPRAPPFSPPSAAPAHPRPPAAPVRRSSTPPPPASAHRLCPPRTFPSAGARAGPAARTDPPDTPHLLRAAAALPLPAGAAPHPSSQLPDRPRRQLAPNAAPLLARARHRHRQQPPPGPPRTASQPRLPQPQPVGKGAAATALSPGGDGGGSQGTRGTPAPGSGSLKAQGRALERTGSKRERSGHKGTERDLRGPQRNTTRERACHRAGRRHAFPYLVTPKESSPASVRRGRVSSRCRP from the exons atggcgcaccggaagcccagtgtcggaagactaccgctcccggcgtgccgcgcggctgccgcgcaaCGCTCCAATAACTTTGGCCCTATGGCCGGCCCGTCCCGCGCCGTCCCCCAATACCCTCCGGCGCTCCCGCGACCGGACCCGCGGCAGTTCCGACACCGCCTCCGCCCCTTCCCCGCAATCCTGCCTATGGcttcccctcagctccctcctcccggTCGCACACGCGATCCCCAGCTGGCCCAAGACGCCCCCTTcttgcgcccccccccccaccccccgcgcgcaccccctttctccccgccctccgcagccccggcgcacccccgccctcccgcagccccggTGCGCCgctcttccacccccccccccccggccagcGCGCACCGCTTGTGCCCGCCCCGCACGTTCCCATCCGCGGGGGCACGCGCCGGACCCGCGGCGCGGACCGACCCCCCTGACACCCCTCAcctcctccgcgctgcagccgccctgccGCTTCCAGCGGGTGCAGCTCCGCACCCCAGTTCCCAGCTCCcggaccggccccggcgccagctcgccccaaacgctgctccgctcctggccagggcccGCCATCGCCATCGCCAGcagcccccccccggccccccccggaccgcctcccagccccggctcccgcagccgcagccTGTCGGCAAGGGGGCGGCAGCAACGGCCCTCAGCCCCGGCGGGGACGGCGGGGGCTCccagggcaccagaggcacccccgctcccgggagcggctcCCTGAAAGCTCAAGGGAGAGCCTTGGAGCGCACGGGGAGCAAAAGGGAGCGCTCGGGGCACAAGGGAACCGAGCGGGACCTGCGGGGGCcacaaag AAACACCACCCGGGAGCGAGCCTGCCACCGAGCTGGACGCCGGCACGCTTTCCCTTACCTTGTGACACCCAAAGAGTCATCACCGGCGTCCGTCCGTCGGGGAAGGgtcagctcccgctgccgcccttgA